The Magnolia sinica isolate HGM2019 chromosome 9, MsV1, whole genome shotgun sequence genome contains a region encoding:
- the LOC131255653 gene encoding uncharacterized protein LOC131255653 isoform X1: MGRAPVTLPAKRGRPNSNHPSQTLTDADRKLYDLIKSKEGMGIFFTDMRRETGLQDVILKKSLKSLQSKNLIKDVPNIHSKGRKHYMAVEFEPSKEVTGGSWYSEGKLDTDLIKIMKDQCLKHIDKLKVATIEGMLEFLRRSGAFKIEFSTQQIAEIVQSLVLDNEIEEVKSTGTGDFAFVPLGKVCYRRSDRRHSVAGVMSSIPCGVCPRIRECTPDGIISPTTCVYFKKWLDF; this comes from the coding sequence ATGGGTCGAGCACCAGTGACCTTGCCTGCGAAACGAGGCAGACCCAACTCAAATCATCCTTCCCAAACACTCACTGATGCTGATCGCAAGCTCTATGACCTTATCAAGAGCAAGGAAGGCATGGGAATCTTTTTTACTGACATGAGACGTGAGACAGGGCTTCAAGACGTTATTCTTAAAAAGTCCCTTAAATCTCTCCAATCCAAGAACCTGATAAAAGATGTCCCTAATATTCACAGCAAAGGGCGAAAGCACTACATGGCAGTTGAATTCGAGCCCTCGAAGGAAGTTACAGGTGGGTCATGGTACTCGGAGGGAAAGCTTGATACAGATCTTATAAAGATAATGAAAGATCAATGCTTGAAGCATATCGACAAGTTGAAAGTTGCCACAATTGAGGGGATGTTGGAATTCCTCCGTAGGTCAGGCgcctttaaaattgaatttagtACCCAGCAGATTGCGGAAATTGTGCAGTCACTGGTTTTGGACAATGAGATTGAAGAGGTGAAGAGTACTGGGACAGGTGATTTTGCCTTTGTGCCTCTGGGGAAGGTCTGTTACCGCCGCTCAGATAGGAGGCATTCGGTAGCTGGTGTCATGTCATCGATTCCTTGCGGGGTTTGTCCTCGGATTCGTGAATGTACGCCTGATGGTATTATCTCCCCGACGACTTGTGTTTATTTCAAGAAGTGGTTGGATTTTTAA
- the LOC131255653 gene encoding uncharacterized protein LOC131255653 isoform X2, giving the protein MGRAPVTLPAKRGRPNSNHPSQTLTDADRKLYDLIKSKEGMGIFFTDMRRETGLQDVILKKSLKSLQSKNLIKDVPNIHSKGRKHYMAVEFEPSKEVTGGSWYSEGKLDTDLIKIMKDQCLKHIDKLKVATIEGMLEFLRRSGAFKIEFSTQQIAEIVQSLVLDNEIEEVKSTGTGDFAFVPLGKVCYRRSDRRHSVAGVMSSIPCGVCPRIRECTPDGLATCHRWALGYGT; this is encoded by the exons ATGGGTCGAGCACCAGTGACCTTGCCTGCGAAACGAGGCAGACCCAACTCAAATCATCCTTCCCAAACACTCACTGATGCTGATCGCAAGCTCTATGACCTTATCAAGAGCAAGGAAGGCATGGGAATCTTTTTTACTGACATGAGACGTGAGACAGGGCTTCAAGACGTTATTCTTAAAAAGTCCCTTAAATCTCTCCAATCCAAGAACCTGATAAAAGATGTCCCTAATATTCACAGCAAAGGGCGAAAGCACTACATGGCAGTTGAATTCGAGCCCTCGAAGGAAGTTACAGGTGGGTCATGGTACTCGGAGGGAAAGCTTGATACAGATCTTATAAAGATAATGAAAGATCAATGCTTGAAGCATATCGACAAGTTGAAAGTTGCCACAATTGAGGGGATGTTGGAATTCCTCCGTAGGTCAGGCgcctttaaaattgaatttagtACCCAGCAGATTGCGGAAATTGTGCAGTCACTGGTTTTGGACAATGAGATTGAAGAGGTGAAGAGTACTGGGACAGGTGATTTTGCCTTTGTGCCTCTGGGGAAGGTCTGTTACCGCCGCTCAGATAGGAGGCATTCGGTAGCTGGTGTCATGTCATCGATTCCTTGCGGGGTTTGTCCTCGGATTCGTGAATGTACGCCTGATG GACTGGCAACTTGCCACAGATGGGCCTTGGGCTACGGTACCTAA
- the LOC131255653 gene encoding uncharacterized protein LOC131255653 isoform X3 codes for MGRAPVTLPAKRGRPNSNHPSQTLTDADRKLYDLIKSKEGMGIFFTDMRRETGLQDVILKKSLKSLQSKNLIKDVPNIHSKGRKHYMAVEFEPSKEVTGGSWYSEGKLDTDLIKIMKDQCLKHIDKLKVATIEGMLEFLRRSGAFKIEFSTQQIAEIVQSLVLDNEIEEVKSTGTGDFAFVPLGKVCYRRSDRRHSVAGVMSSIPCGVCPRIRECTPDGCEAL; via the exons ATGGGTCGAGCACCAGTGACCTTGCCTGCGAAACGAGGCAGACCCAACTCAAATCATCCTTCCCAAACACTCACTGATGCTGATCGCAAGCTCTATGACCTTATCAAGAGCAAGGAAGGCATGGGAATCTTTTTTACTGACATGAGACGTGAGACAGGGCTTCAAGACGTTATTCTTAAAAAGTCCCTTAAATCTCTCCAATCCAAGAACCTGATAAAAGATGTCCCTAATATTCACAGCAAAGGGCGAAAGCACTACATGGCAGTTGAATTCGAGCCCTCGAAGGAAGTTACAGGTGGGTCATGGTACTCGGAGGGAAAGCTTGATACAGATCTTATAAAGATAATGAAAGATCAATGCTTGAAGCATATCGACAAGTTGAAAGTTGCCACAATTGAGGGGATGTTGGAATTCCTCCGTAGGTCAGGCgcctttaaaattgaatttagtACCCAGCAGATTGCGGAAATTGTGCAGTCACTGGTTTTGGACAATGAGATTGAAGAGGTGAAGAGTACTGGGACAGGTGATTTTGCCTTTGTGCCTCTGGGGAAGGTCTGTTACCGCCGCTCAGATAGGAGGCATTCGGTAGCTGGTGTCATGTCATCGATTCCTTGCGGGGTTTGTCCTCGGATTCGTGAATGTACGCCTGATG GGTGTGAAGCCTTGTAA